From Pseudomonadota bacterium:
GCGCGTCGGGCCAGCTCGTCGGATCCGCCTCCCCCGCGCAGTCCGCGCCCGTCTGCCCGGCCATGCACCCCTGCCATTCGAGGCCGGTCGTTCCGTCGGTCACGATCGTCTCGCCTTCGACGGGCTCGGAGCGGGTGAATCGCGCGATCGGCTGCGGCGTGGGCTCGCCGCGCACGCACACGACACGCTTTGGGTTGCCAAAGCCGGACACGGACGACTCTCCCCACAAAAACAGTCCTTCGAAAGCGCGTTCGTAGGACTCCGTTGAATCGAGGCCCGCATACGAGGACGACCAGTAACCGGAAAAGGTGATGAAATCGAAAATGGTTTCGTCGACCGCAGGATCCGCCCGCCCGAGGCCCATGATGCTCGTGAGCTCGAAAATGTCCGGAAGGCGCCAGTCGTCGAAGCCGGCCCATAACAGGGAGTCGCAGAAGGTGAGCGCAGCGTTCCACTGGATGTTAACGTCGGAAGAGGGCGCCGCCTGCCAGATGATCCCGGTCACGTTGTCGATCGCGATCGGCTCGCCCGAAACCTCTTCGGTGCGCGTGAACCGGTTCGTCGCGACGTGGGACACGTCCCAGCCGTACTGGGCATCCTGACCGCAGTATGGAGCATCCGCGCATACTGCATCTCCGGCCGTGCCCGGGCACTCCATCGAATCGAGCGTGCCGCCGTAGCACAGCGCCTGCCCGGTGTCGGGCAGCGGGAAATGCGGGCCGGGCGGGTTGCACTCGAACGAGCCGCACCCCGGCGAACGGCAATACCCGTCGATGCAGATGTCGTAGGAGCGGTCCGGCTCGGTGATGATTTCACACGGGCTGAAGTTCAGCATGTCGGCACACTGGGTGTCTGTATCGGAATCGGTGTCCGTGTCGCCGTCCGTGTCGCTGTCCACGTCCGTATCGGTGTCCGGTCCCGCGTCAACGTCGTTGCTACTGCCACCGTCGCCGCACCCGGCAGTGAGACCGATCGCGACGAGCCCCATGATCCAGGTCGACCACCGCATCTCACACCTCCTCGCCTTGTAGCTGCTCCTCGAGCGTAAGCCGATCCGCTTCGACGCACAACCACGCCGCCCGCGCGCCTCGTCGGCGTCCGCGCCCCAGTACCAACATCAAGAAGTAGAAAGACGACGAATAAAAAGTGCATGGGGCGGAGCTCCGCTCGTCCCCTGCCGTCGTCCTCTCAGCCTTCGCCCTTGCGGTGCTGCACCTCGCAGTCGTCGAACCAACAGCAGTCGGTGTAGCGGCAGCTCCCGTCGTTGGCGCCGAAGCAAGGCGCGTTGCCCTCGGCGCGCTGGATCTCCAGGATGATCTCCCGCCGCGGCTTCCTGCCCGGCTGGATGCCCAGCGCCATCGCCCTCTTCTTCAGCTCGCTCGCGTTCATGGGTCCACCCCCCTCAGCTGCTTCACCAGCACCTAAAGAGTGAAACGGATCGGGCCGTATAGAGTTAATGGGAGCAGATGGGGCATTCTCGGCAGGCCTTGCGAACAGGAGACCGATGACACACGAGCGACAGCATTTTCGCCGGGACTGGGCCTGCGACGTTGAAGTCGAGTGGGCGGGCGCGGTGCATCCGGCGCGGGCACGGAACATCAGCCTGGGCGGGCTCTACGTGGACATGGCGGACCCGCCACCCGTGGGCCAGCGGGTGCTGATCCACGCCCGGCTCCCGGGCATCCCGGACGCGTGCATCCTGCCCTCCGTCGTCCGCTGGTCACAGCCCGGCGACGGCTTCGGCGCCCAGTTCGAGAGCTTGCGCGCGGTCGAGGTCTGGGCGCTGAACCGGCTGCTGCGGAGCCTCGCGC
This genomic window contains:
- a CDS encoding DUF1566 domain-containing protein gives rise to the protein MRWSTWIMGLVAIGLTAGCGDGGSSNDVDAGPDTDTDVDSDTDGDTDTDSDTDTQCADMLNFSPCEIITEPDRSYDICIDGYCRSPGCGSFECNPPGPHFPLPDTGQALCYGGTLDSMECPGTAGDAVCADAPYCGQDAQYGWDVSHVATNRFTRTEEVSGEPIAIDNVTGIIWQAAPSSDVNIQWNAALTFCDSLLWAGFDDWRLPDIFELTSIMGLGRADPAVDETIFDFITFSGYWSSSYAGLDSTESYERAFEGLFLWGESSVSGFGNPKRVVCVRGEPTPQPIARFTRSEPVEGETIVTDGTTGLEWQGCMAGQTGADCAGEADPTSWPDALSYCESLALGGADDWRLPDRVELFSIADTQQETPGISLDAFPGAMSFGVWSSTTYIGAWDPGDPEEQDTDPVRAWTMDYWEDTTRSAAKANDLAVALGVRCVRGGQ
- a CDS encoding SAP domain-containing protein: MNASELKKRAMALGIQPGRKPRREIILEIQRAEGNAPCFGANDGSCRYTDCCWFDDCEVQHRKGEG
- a CDS encoding PilZ domain-containing protein, whose amino-acid sequence is MTHERQHFRRDWACDVEVEWAGAVHPARARNISLGGLYVDMADPPPVGQRVLIHARLPGIPDACILPSVVRWSQPGDGFGAQFESLRAVEVWALNRLLRSLAPAE